In one Cervus elaphus chromosome 9, mCerEla1.1, whole genome shotgun sequence genomic region, the following are encoded:
- the NANOS3 gene encoding nanos homolog 3 isoform X3, translated as MGTFNLWTDYLGLARLVGAQRGEEEPETRLDRQPEPVPEAGGQRPSPESSPAPERLCSFCKHNGESRAIYQSHVLKDEAGRVLCPILRDYVCPQCGATRERAHTRRFCPLTGQGYTSVYSYTTRNSAGKKLVRSDKARTQDPGHGQRRGGGGGGGGGSKGAGKSSGTPPSFCCPSTSA; from the exons ATGGGGACCTTCAACCTGTGGACAGACTACTTGGGTTTGGCACGCCTGGTGGGGGCTCAGCGTGGGGAGGAGGAGCCGGAGACCAGGCTGGACCGCCAGCCAGAACCAGTGCCAGAAGCAGGGGGTCAGCGACCCAGCCCTGAGTCCTCACCCGCTCCCGAACGCCTGTGCTCTTTCTGCAAACACAACGGCGAGTCCCGGGCCATCTACCAGTCCCACGTGCTCAAGGATGAAGCGGGCCGGGTGCTGTGCCCCATCCTCCGCGACTACGTGTGCCCCCAGTGCGGTGCCACCCGCGAGCGCGCCCACACTCGCCGCTTCTGCCCGCTCACCGGCCAGGGCTACACCTCCGTCTACAGCTACACCACCCGGAACTCGGCTGGCAAGAAGCTGGTCCGCTCGGACAAGGCGAGGACGCAGGACCCTGGACACGGACAGCGTcgcggcggaggcggcggcggcggcggcg GTTCCAAAGGTGCCGGGAAGTCTTCTGGAACTCCTCCCTCTTTCTGCTGCCCCTCTACTTCTGCCTAA
- the LOC122700048 gene encoding translation initiation factor IF-2-like → MRCARVTQGPLQSKPPAPSGAPTGSLRGGSSPPPWVWEVWDLPSPNPENGLAGDFKFPVPFHFTEGNIEPQRMNPLPCLWEPPHSKASKTLLPRPPETASLRVPQVVPRDLNSAKVRRGPPRSPTPACTPVNLAGSVFSNARAGSEPLPAQDIRGPHPPCSPKNKAGRRPAPGPPKVRCQEARHPCPSDPQPASPPRRGISARPPPGGPRLAWDFWPPQQWRAGLQRPGRPPPGREQVRVGAAAGPAAAPPRRAPSPRAAPAPLAPRAGPAPALTSFWGRRLVSPSSVQNPPGKAPRAARRRHGKLHFGGSGAGRGLPRPRAGGGDRGAPAPARTRGRRLPPARLSVCLGDVPALPAAAAPSHRPAPAGRWVQPRPCAPQGLPPGASGCKRGCPRDSRTQLPGSAQGTRGHGGASGHTLEPRCTQTSKAHKGTRTTNTGKGVQGTSRHKPAGGNGEFFTTSATWEAHSVHKDSQNTGMLGAMCTWDHPVSQPRKPSSSRPRKVDAPLGAPQRPLGFSPTLYLTSLQMGANSLEEKEENASKQIPLKKHSGQRTSHSQQQGAADSRALRLRERAGSQFPLPPSR, encoded by the exons ATGCGGTGTGCCCGCGTCACCCAG GGGCCGCTGCAGAGTAAGCCGCCCGCCCCCTCGGGTGCCCCCACGGGCAGTCTCAGAGGAGGCAGCTCCCCACCTCCCTGGGTCTGGGAGGTTTgggacctcccctcccccaaccccgaaAACGGCCTGGCAGGGGACTTCAAATTTCCAGTCCCCTTCCATTTCACTGAGGGCAATATCGAGCCCCAAAGGATGAACCCTTTGCC CTGTCTCTGGGAGCCCCCGCACTCTAAGGCCTCTAAAACCCTCCTGCCCAGACCCCCAGAGACCGCGTCCCTACGCGTCCCCCAGGTCGTTCCCAGGGATCTCAACTCCGCTAAGGTCCGCCGGGGACCCCCTCGGAGCCCGACTCCC GCCTGCACGCCCGTGAACTTGGCCGGGAGCGTCTTCTCGAACGCGCGCGCCGGCTCGGAGCCTTTACCGGCCCAGGATATCCGAGGCCCCCATCCGCCCTGCTCCCCCAAGAACAAAGCTGGCCGCCGCCCGGCCCCAGGGCCTCCTAAGGTCAGGTGTCAGGAGGCCCGGCACCCTTGCCCCTCCGACCCTCAGCCTGCGTCCCCGCCCCGCAGGGGCATCTCGGCCCGCCCTCCCCCCGGCGGCCCCCGGCTGGCCTGGGACTTCTGG CCGCCGCAACAATGGAGGGCCGGGCTGCAGAGGCCGGGGCGCCCGCCCCCCGGCCGCGAGCAGGTGCGCGTGGGGGCTGCGGCGGGTcccgccgccgccccgccccgccgcgccccCTCCCCGCGGGCGGCCCCCGCCCCGCTCGCGCCCCGGGCCGGCCCGGCGCCCGCGCTCACCTCGTTTTGGGGCCGCCGCCTTGTTTCCCCCTCTTCTGTCCAAAACCCGCCCGGAAAAGCCCCCCGAGCCGCGAGGCGCCGGCACGGGAAATTGCATTTTGGCGGCTCCGGGGCTGGGCGGGGGCTCCCCAGGCCgcgggcagggggaggggaccGCGGGGCTCCGGCGCCGGCTCGAACCCGCGGCCGCCGCCTCCCGCCCGCccgcctgtctgtctgtctcggTGACGTGCCCGCgctccccgccgccgccgccccctcccaccgcccCGCTCCTGCCGGGCGGTGGGTCCAGCCGCGGCCGTGTGCGCCCCAAGGCCTCCCGCCAGGCGCATCAGGATGCAAGCGGGGATGCCCACGGGACTCCAGGACGCAGCTCCCCGGCTCCGCGCAGGGGACACGGGGACACGGGGGCGCGAGCGGGCACACGCTGGAGCCCAGATGCACGCAGACCTCAAAGGCGCACAAAGGCACGCGGACCACAAACACAGGGAAGGGTGTGCAAGGGACTTCCAGACACAAACCCGCCGGAGGGAATG gcgagttctttaccactagtgccacctgggaagcccacagcgtCCATAAAGACTCACAAAATACAGGGATGCTTGGAGCCATGTGTACCTGGGACCATCCAGT GTCTCAGCCCAGAAAGCCAAGCTCCAGCAGGCCCAGGAAGGTGGATGCTCCCTTGGGAGCCCCCCAGAGGCCTTTGGGGTTCAGCCCTACTCTGTACCTGACTTCCCTGCAAATGGGGGctaattccctggaggagaaggaagagaatgcGAGTAAACA GATCCCTTTGAAGAAGCACTCAGGCCAGCGAACTTCCCACAGCCAGCAGCAGGGGGCAGCAGACTCCAGAGCCCTCCGGCTGCGGGAGCGCGCTGGCTCTCAATTCCCTCTTCCTCCTAGCCGCTGA
- the NANOS3 gene encoding nanos homolog 3 isoform X1 encodes MGTFNLWTDYLGLARLVGAQRGEEEPETRLDRQPEPVPEAGGQRPSPESSPAPERLCSFCKHNGESRAIYQSHVLKDEAGRVLCPILRDYVCPQCGATRERAHTRRFCPLTGQGYTSVYSYTTRNSAGKKLVRSDKARTQDPGHGQRRGGGGGGGGGGGGAYAGSKGAGKSSGTPPSFCCPSTSA; translated from the exons ATGGGGACCTTCAACCTGTGGACAGACTACTTGGGTTTGGCACGCCTGGTGGGGGCTCAGCGTGGGGAGGAGGAGCCGGAGACCAGGCTGGACCGCCAGCCAGAACCAGTGCCAGAAGCAGGGGGTCAGCGACCCAGCCCTGAGTCCTCACCCGCTCCCGAACGCCTGTGCTCTTTCTGCAAACACAACGGCGAGTCCCGGGCCATCTACCAGTCCCACGTGCTCAAGGATGAAGCGGGCCGGGTGCTGTGCCCCATCCTCCGCGACTACGTGTGCCCCCAGTGCGGTGCCACCCGCGAGCGCGCCCACACTCGCCGCTTCTGCCCGCTCACCGGCCAGGGCTACACCTCCGTCTACAGCTACACCACCCGGAACTCGGCTGGCAAGAAGCTGGTCCGCTCGGACAAGGCGAGGACGCAGGACCCTGGACACGGACAGCGTcgcggcggaggcggcggcggcggcggcggcggcggaggtgCCTATGCAG GTTCCAAAGGTGCCGGGAAGTCTTCTGGAACTCCTCCCTCTTTCTGCTGCCCCTCTACTTCTGCCTAA
- the NANOS3 gene encoding nanos homolog 3 isoform X2, with the protein MGTFNLWTDYLGLARLVGAQRGEEEPETRLDRQPEPVPEAGGQRPSPESSPAPERLCSFCKHNGESRAIYQSHVLKDEAGRVLCPILRDYVCPQCGATRERAHTRRFCPLTGQGYTSVYSYTTRNSAGKKLVRSDKARTQDPGHGQRRGGGGGGGGGGGGSKGAGKSSGTPPSFCCPSTSA; encoded by the exons ATGGGGACCTTCAACCTGTGGACAGACTACTTGGGTTTGGCACGCCTGGTGGGGGCTCAGCGTGGGGAGGAGGAGCCGGAGACCAGGCTGGACCGCCAGCCAGAACCAGTGCCAGAAGCAGGGGGTCAGCGACCCAGCCCTGAGTCCTCACCCGCTCCCGAACGCCTGTGCTCTTTCTGCAAACACAACGGCGAGTCCCGGGCCATCTACCAGTCCCACGTGCTCAAGGATGAAGCGGGCCGGGTGCTGTGCCCCATCCTCCGCGACTACGTGTGCCCCCAGTGCGGTGCCACCCGCGAGCGCGCCCACACTCGCCGCTTCTGCCCGCTCACCGGCCAGGGCTACACCTCCGTCTACAGCTACACCACCCGGAACTCGGCTGGCAAGAAGCTGGTCCGCTCGGACAAGGCGAGGACGCAGGACCCTGGACACGGACAGCGTcgcggcggaggcggcggcggcggcggcggcggcggag GTTCCAAAGGTGCCGGGAAGTCTTCTGGAACTCCTCCCTCTTTCTGCTGCCCCTCTACTTCTGCCTAA